A genomic region of Arachis hypogaea cultivar Tifrunner chromosome 5, arahy.Tifrunner.gnm2.J5K5, whole genome shotgun sequence contains the following coding sequences:
- the LOC112801893 gene encoding eukaryotic translation initiation factor 5 — MALQNIGAANSDDAFYRYKMPKMITKIEGRGNGIKTNIVNMVDIAKALARPASYTTKYFGCELGAQSKFDEKSGTSHVNGAHDTAKLAGLLENFIKKFVQCYGCGNPETEILITKNQMIQLNCAACGFVSDVDMRDKLTTFILKNPPETKKGSKDKKAMRRAEKERLKEGEMADEEQKKIKKEVKKKGSSTSKDGTTKSTPKKKASASDDDHVSPTHSQVDEKEDASQEEDGDDDIQWQTDTSLEAARQRIQEQLSAVTADMVMLSTNEPEKNGKTATKASNGSENGDSHNYSTLVGEVKAILNKGIVAKDLHSHLAALPASAQDKTNALFEALFEGIEKGFAKEVIKKKSYLAAGVSKEEGSQLLLLSAIEAFCLNSTSSALKEAALILKALYDADLLDEENILQWYQDGLKGKNKDSKIWKNVKPFIDWLQSAESESEEE; from the coding sequence ATGGCCTTACAAAACATTGGTGCTGCAAACAGTGATGATGCCTTCTATAGGTATAAGATGCCCAAAATGATTACCAAAATCGAGGGTAGAGGGAATGGCATCAAGACAAATATTGTCAATATGGTTGATATTGCCAAGGCATTGGCAAGGCCAGCCTCTTACACAACCAAGTACTTTGGGTGTGAACTTGGAGCCCAGTCAAAGTTTGATGAGAAATCTGGTACTTCTCATGTTAATGGGGCACACGACACTGCAAAACTTGCTGGTCTTCTTGAGAACTTCATCAAGAAATTTGTTCAATGTTATGGTTGTGGAAACCCCGAAACGGAGATATTGATTACCAAGAACCAAATGATTCAACTGAACTGTGCTGCCTGTGGTTTTGTGTCAGATGTGGATATGAGGGACAAGCTGACTACGTTTATTCTGAAAAACCCTCCTGAAACAAAGAAAGGATCCAAAGACAAGAAGGCCATGAGAAGAGCTGAGAAGGAGAGATTGAAGGAAGGTGAGATGGCTGATGAGGAGCAGAAGAAAATCAAGAAGGAGGTTAAGAAGAAAGGCTCTTCGACTTCCAAGGATGGTACTACAAAGTCAACCCCTAAGAAGAAAGCAAGTGCCTCTGATGATGACCATGTATCTCCTACTCACAGTCAAGTGGATGAGAAAGAAGATGCTTCTCAGGAGGAAGATGGCGATGATGACATCCAATGGCAAACGGATACATCGCTAGAGGCTGCTCGCCAACGCATTCAAGAACAGCTAAGTGCTGTAACAGCTGATATGGTCATGCTCTCCACAAATGAGCCTGAGAAGAATGGAAAAACAGCAACCAAGGCAAGCAACGGTTCTGAAAATGGTGACTCACATAACTACAGTACACTTGTTggagaagtgaaggcaattctgAATAAAGGTATTGTAGCAAAGGATTTGCATTCCCATCTGGCAGCACTTCCTGCATCTGCACAGGACAAGACAAATGCTCTATTTGAGGCCTTATTTGAGGGCATTGAGAAAGGATTTGCAAAAGAAGTGATCAAGAAGAAGAGCTACCTTGCTGCCGGAGTTTCTAAGGAGGAGGGGTCACAGTTACTCCTGCTTAGTGCAATTGAGGCTTTCTGTCTCAACTCTACTTCCAGTGCTCTGAAGGAAGCTGCTCTTATTTTGAAGGCTCTGTATGATGCTGATCTGTTGGACGAAGAGAACATATTGCAATGGTACCAAGACGGATTGAAGGGCAAAAACAAGGACTCTAAGATTTGGAAGAATGTTAAACCTTTCATTGATTGGCTTCAGAGTGCGGAATCAGAATCAGAGGAAGAATGA